From Falco cherrug isolate bFalChe1 chromosome 4, bFalChe1.pri, whole genome shotgun sequence, one genomic window encodes:
- the EPC1 gene encoding enhancer of polycomb homolog 1 isoform X4 → MSKLSFRARALDASKPLPVFRCEDLPDLAEYASINRAVPQMPTGMEKEEESEHHLQRAISAQQVYGEKRDNMVIPVPEAESNIAYYESIYPGEFKMPKQLIHIQPFSLDAEQPDYDLDSEDEIFVNKLKKRMDISPLQFEEMIDRLEKGSGQQPVSLQEAKLLLKEDDELIREVYEYWIKKRKNCRGPSLIPAVKQEKRDGSSTNDPYVAFRRRTEKMQTRKNRKNDEASYEKMLKLRRDLSRAVTILEMIKRREKSKRELLHLTLEIMEKRYNLGDYSGEIVSEVMAQRQPIKPTYAIPIIPVTNSSPFKHQEAMELKEFKVKQDKPDVIRPKRKYEKKPKVLPSSAAATPQQTSPAALPVFNAKDLNQYDFPSSDEEPLSQVLSGSSEAEEENDPDGPFAFRRKAGCQYYAPHLDQPGNWPWSSPKEGRLGDVRYRYCLTTLTVPQRCIGFARRRVGRGGRVLLDRAHSDYDNTFHQLDLEMFSSSQHSSISQLANTSETNTSDKSFSKDLSQILVNIKSCRWRHFRPRTPSLHDSDNDELSCRKLYRGINRTGTAQPGTQTCSTSIQSKSSSGSAHFAFTAEQYQQHQQQLALMQKQQLAQIHQQQANSNSSANTSQNLETNQQESGFRLNLHHSHSVKCLEGTLQGFVSKTLDSVSAQFAASALVTSEQLMGFKMKDDVVLGIGVNGILQASGVYKGLHLSSTTPTALVHTSSSSTAGSALLQPSNITQTSSSHSALSHQVTAANSATTQVLIGSNIRLTVPSSVATVNSITTLNARHIPRTLSAVPSSALKLAAATNCQVPKVPASSSVDAVPRENHETEKPALNNIADNTVAMEVT, encoded by the exons GAACATCATCTCCAGCGGGCTATCTCAGCACAACAAGTATATGGAGAGAAGAGGGATAACATGGTTATACCGGTTCCAGAAGCAGAAAGTAATATTGCATACTATGAATCTATATATCCTGGAGAATTTAAAATGCCAAAGCAGCTGATTCACATACAGC CTTTCAGTTTGGATGCTGAGCAGCCGGATTATGACTTGGATTCAGAAGATGAGATCTTTGTGAATAAGTTGAAGAAAAGAATGGACATCTCTCCTTTGCAATTTGAGGAGATGATAGACAGACTAGAAAAAGGCAGCGGTCAGCAG CCAGTCAGCCTGCAAGAGGCCAAGCTGTTGCTGAAGGAAGATGATGAATTGATCAGAGAAGTATATGAGTACTGgattaaaaagaggaaaaactgtcGAGGTCCCTCTCTTATCCCAGCAGTGAAACAAGAGAAGCGAGATGGTTCCAGCACAAATGACCCTTATGTTGCTTTTAGAAGACGGACAGAAAAGATGCAGACACGGAAA AATCGAAAAAATGATGAAGCATCTTATGAGAAGATGCTTAAGCTCCGTCGAGATCTGAGTCGTGCAGTAACCATCCTGGAGATGataaagaggagggaaaaaagcaagagagagtTGCTGCATTTAACACTGGAAATTATGGAAAAGAG GTATAATTTGGGTGACTACAGTGGAGAGATCGTGTCTGAGGTCATGGCACAGCGGCAACCAATTAAACCTACCTATGCTATTCCCATCATTCCTGTGACTAACAGCAGTCCTTTTAAACACCAAGAAGCTATGGAACTGAAAGAATTTAAAGTTAAA caAGATAAACCTGATGTTATTAGACCCAAAAGGAAGTATGAGAAGAAGCCAAAAGTCTTACCTTCGTCTGCTGCTGCTACTCCTCAACAGACAAGTCCTGCTGCACTGCCAGTCTTTAATGCTAAAGATTTGAATCAGTATGATTTTCCTAGCTCAGATGAAGAACCTCTCTCCCAG GTCTTGTCTGGTTCTTCGgaggctgaggaagaaaatgatcCTGATGGTCCTTTTGCCTTCCGTAGGAAAGCAGGCTGTCAGTACTATGCT cctCATTTAGACCAACCTGGCAACTGGCCATGGAGTAGCCCTAAAGAGGGAAGATTAGGAGATGTGCGTTACAGATACTGCTTAACCACCCTCACTGTACCACAGaggtgtattgggtttgcacGAAGACGGGTCGGCCGTGGTGGAAG GGTGCTACTAGACAGAGCGCATTCGGACTACGATAATACATTTCATCAGCTGgatttggaaatgttttcctcatCACAACACTCTTCAATCAGTCAACTTGCCAATACCTCAGAAACAAATACCTCGGACAAATCTTTCTCGAAAGACCTCAGTCAGATACTAGTCAATATCAAATCATGTAGATGGCGGCATTTTAGGCCTCGGACACCATCCCTACATGACAGTGACAATGATGAACTCTCCTGTAGGAAATTATACAGGGGTATAAATCGGACAGGCACAGCACAACCCGGGACCCAGACATGCAGTACCTCTATACAAAGTAAAAGTAGCAGTGGTTCAGCACATTTTG CATTTACAGCCGAACAATACCAGCAACATCAACAGCAACTGGCACTaatgcagaaacagcagcttgcaCAAATTCATCAACAGCAAGCAAATAGTAATTCCTCTGCCAACACATCACAG AACCTTGAAACTAACCAACAGGAAAGTGGCTTTCGCCTGAATCTACATCATAGCCATTCTGTAAAGTGTTTAGAAGGGACACTGCAG GGTTTTGTTTCCAAGACACTGGATTCTGTTAGTGCTCAATTTGCTGCTTCAGCTTTGGTTACATCAGAACAACTGATGGGATTCAAAATGAAGGATGATGTGGTGCTTGGAATTGGGGTGAATGGCATTCTTCAAGCCTCAG gagTGTACAAGGGCTTACACCTCAGTAGTACTACACCTACAGCACTTGTCCATACAAGTTCATCATCAACAGCAGGTTCAGCCTTGTTACAGCCTTCAAATATAACGCAGACTTCAAGTTCCCACAGTGCACTGAGTCACCAAGTAACTGCTGCCAATTCTGCAACAACTCAGGTTCTGATTGGGAGCAACATTCGATTAACTGTACCCTCATCAGTTGCCACTGTAAACTCTATTACCACACTCAATGCACGACATATACCTAGGACTTTAAGTGCTGTTCCATCATCTGCCTTAAAGCTGGCTGCAGCAACAAATTGTCAGGTGCCCAAGGTTCCAGCTTCGTCCTCTGTGGATGCTGTACCaag GGAAAACCACGAAACAGAGAAGCCAGCACTGAACAATATAGCGGACAATACAGTAGCAATGGAAGTGACGTAG
- the EPC1 gene encoding enhancer of polycomb homolog 1 isoform X6, with product MSKLSFRARALDASKPLPVFRCEDLPDLAEYASINRAVPQMPTGMEKEEESEHHLQRAISAQQVYGEKRDNMVIPVPEAESNIAYYESIYPGEFKMPKQLIHIQPFSLDAEQPDYDLDSEDEIFVNKLKKRMDISPLQFEEMIDRLEKGSGQQPVSLQEAKLLLKEDDELIREVYEYWIKKRKNCRGPSLIPAVKQEKRDGSSTNDPYVAFRRRTEKMQTRKNRKNDEASYEKMLKLRRDLSRAVTILEMIKRREKSKRELLHLTLEIMEKRYNLGDYSGEIVSEVMAQRQPIKPTYAIPIIPVTNSSPFKHQEAMELKEFKVKQDKPDVIRPKRKYEKKPKVLPSSAAATPQQTSPAALPVFNAKDLNQYDFPSSDEEPLSQVLSGSSEAEEENDPDGPFAFRRKAGCQYYAPHLDQPGNWPWSSPKEGRLGDVRYRYCLTTLTVPQRCIGFARRRVGRGGRVLLDRAHSDYDNTFHQLDLEMFSSSQHSSISQLANTSETNTSDKSFSKDLSQILVNIKSCRWRHFRPRTPSLHDSDNDELSCRKLYRGINRTGTAQPGTQTCSTSIQSKSSSGSAHFAFTAEQYQQHQQQLALMQKQQLAQIHQQQANSNSSANTSQGFVSKTLDSVSAQFAASALVTSEQLMGFKMKDDVVLGIGVNGILQASGVYKGLHLSSTTPTALVHTSSSSTAGSALLQPSNITQTSSSHSALSHQVTAANSATTQVLIGSNIRLTVPSSVATVNSITTLNARHIPRTLSAVPSSALKLAAATNCQVPKVPASSSVDAVPRENHETEKPALNNIADNTVAMEVT from the exons GAACATCATCTCCAGCGGGCTATCTCAGCACAACAAGTATATGGAGAGAAGAGGGATAACATGGTTATACCGGTTCCAGAAGCAGAAAGTAATATTGCATACTATGAATCTATATATCCTGGAGAATTTAAAATGCCAAAGCAGCTGATTCACATACAGC CTTTCAGTTTGGATGCTGAGCAGCCGGATTATGACTTGGATTCAGAAGATGAGATCTTTGTGAATAAGTTGAAGAAAAGAATGGACATCTCTCCTTTGCAATTTGAGGAGATGATAGACAGACTAGAAAAAGGCAGCGGTCAGCAG CCAGTCAGCCTGCAAGAGGCCAAGCTGTTGCTGAAGGAAGATGATGAATTGATCAGAGAAGTATATGAGTACTGgattaaaaagaggaaaaactgtcGAGGTCCCTCTCTTATCCCAGCAGTGAAACAAGAGAAGCGAGATGGTTCCAGCACAAATGACCCTTATGTTGCTTTTAGAAGACGGACAGAAAAGATGCAGACACGGAAA AATCGAAAAAATGATGAAGCATCTTATGAGAAGATGCTTAAGCTCCGTCGAGATCTGAGTCGTGCAGTAACCATCCTGGAGATGataaagaggagggaaaaaagcaagagagagtTGCTGCATTTAACACTGGAAATTATGGAAAAGAG GTATAATTTGGGTGACTACAGTGGAGAGATCGTGTCTGAGGTCATGGCACAGCGGCAACCAATTAAACCTACCTATGCTATTCCCATCATTCCTGTGACTAACAGCAGTCCTTTTAAACACCAAGAAGCTATGGAACTGAAAGAATTTAAAGTTAAA caAGATAAACCTGATGTTATTAGACCCAAAAGGAAGTATGAGAAGAAGCCAAAAGTCTTACCTTCGTCTGCTGCTGCTACTCCTCAACAGACAAGTCCTGCTGCACTGCCAGTCTTTAATGCTAAAGATTTGAATCAGTATGATTTTCCTAGCTCAGATGAAGAACCTCTCTCCCAG GTCTTGTCTGGTTCTTCGgaggctgaggaagaaaatgatcCTGATGGTCCTTTTGCCTTCCGTAGGAAAGCAGGCTGTCAGTACTATGCT cctCATTTAGACCAACCTGGCAACTGGCCATGGAGTAGCCCTAAAGAGGGAAGATTAGGAGATGTGCGTTACAGATACTGCTTAACCACCCTCACTGTACCACAGaggtgtattgggtttgcacGAAGACGGGTCGGCCGTGGTGGAAG GGTGCTACTAGACAGAGCGCATTCGGACTACGATAATACATTTCATCAGCTGgatttggaaatgttttcctcatCACAACACTCTTCAATCAGTCAACTTGCCAATACCTCAGAAACAAATACCTCGGACAAATCTTTCTCGAAAGACCTCAGTCAGATACTAGTCAATATCAAATCATGTAGATGGCGGCATTTTAGGCCTCGGACACCATCCCTACATGACAGTGACAATGATGAACTCTCCTGTAGGAAATTATACAGGGGTATAAATCGGACAGGCACAGCACAACCCGGGACCCAGACATGCAGTACCTCTATACAAAGTAAAAGTAGCAGTGGTTCAGCACATTTTG CATTTACAGCCGAACAATACCAGCAACATCAACAGCAACTGGCACTaatgcagaaacagcagcttgcaCAAATTCATCAACAGCAAGCAAATAGTAATTCCTCTGCCAACACATCACAG GGTTTTGTTTCCAAGACACTGGATTCTGTTAGTGCTCAATTTGCTGCTTCAGCTTTGGTTACATCAGAACAACTGATGGGATTCAAAATGAAGGATGATGTGGTGCTTGGAATTGGGGTGAATGGCATTCTTCAAGCCTCAG gagTGTACAAGGGCTTACACCTCAGTAGTACTACACCTACAGCACTTGTCCATACAAGTTCATCATCAACAGCAGGTTCAGCCTTGTTACAGCCTTCAAATATAACGCAGACTTCAAGTTCCCACAGTGCACTGAGTCACCAAGTAACTGCTGCCAATTCTGCAACAACTCAGGTTCTGATTGGGAGCAACATTCGATTAACTGTACCCTCATCAGTTGCCACTGTAAACTCTATTACCACACTCAATGCACGACATATACCTAGGACTTTAAGTGCTGTTCCATCATCTGCCTTAAAGCTGGCTGCAGCAACAAATTGTCAGGTGCCCAAGGTTCCAGCTTCGTCCTCTGTGGATGCTGTACCaag GGAAAACCACGAAACAGAGAAGCCAGCACTGAACAATATAGCGGACAATACAGTAGCAATGGAAGTGACGTAG
- the EPC1 gene encoding enhancer of polycomb homolog 1 isoform X7, producing MVIPVPEAESNIAYYESIYPGEFKMPKQLIHIQPFSLDAEQPDYDLDSEDEIFVNKLKKRMDISPLQFEEMIDRLEKGSGQQPVSLQEAKLLLKEDDELIREVYEYWIKKRKNCRGPSLIPAVKQEKRDGSSTNDPYVAFRRRTEKMQTRKNRKNDEASYEKMLKLRRDLSRAVTILEMIKRREKSKRELLHLTLEIMEKRYNLGDYSGEIVSEVMAQRQPIKPTYAIPIIPVTNSSPFKHQEAMELKEFKVKQDKPDVIRPKRKYEKKPKVLPSSAAATPQQTSPAALPVFNAKDLNQYDFPSSDEEPLSQVLSGSSEAEEENDPDGPFAFRRKAGCQYYAPHLDQPGNWPWSSPKEGRLGDVRYRYCLTTLTVPQRCIGFARRRVGRGGRVLLDRAHSDYDNTFHQLDLEMFSSSQHSSISQLANTSETNTSDKSFSKDLSQILVNIKSCRWRHFRPRTPSLHDSDNDELSCRKLYRGINRTGTAQPGTQTCSTSIQSKSSSGSAHFESETSLGLVHQILNHTDGSKSLQSSEFTGENLLYSRKSLTRQSFTAEQYQQHQQQLALMQKQQLAQIHQQQANSNSSANTSQNLETNQQESGFRLNLHHSHSVKCLEGTLQGFVSKTLDSVSAQFAASALVTSEQLMGFKMKDDVVLGIGVNGILQASGVYKGLHLSSTTPTALVHTSSSSTAGSALLQPSNITQTSSSHSALSHQVTAANSATTQVLIGSNIRLTVPSSVATVNSITTLNARHIPRTLSAVPSSALKLAAATNCQVPKVPASSSVDAVPRENHETEKPALNNIADNTVAMEVT from the exons ATGGTTATACCGGTTCCAGAAGCAGAAAGTAATATTGCATACTATGAATCTATATATCCTGGAGAATTTAAAATGCCAAAGCAGCTGATTCACATACAGC CTTTCAGTTTGGATGCTGAGCAGCCGGATTATGACTTGGATTCAGAAGATGAGATCTTTGTGAATAAGTTGAAGAAAAGAATGGACATCTCTCCTTTGCAATTTGAGGAGATGATAGACAGACTAGAAAAAGGCAGCGGTCAGCAG CCAGTCAGCCTGCAAGAGGCCAAGCTGTTGCTGAAGGAAGATGATGAATTGATCAGAGAAGTATATGAGTACTGgattaaaaagaggaaaaactgtcGAGGTCCCTCTCTTATCCCAGCAGTGAAACAAGAGAAGCGAGATGGTTCCAGCACAAATGACCCTTATGTTGCTTTTAGAAGACGGACAGAAAAGATGCAGACACGGAAA AATCGAAAAAATGATGAAGCATCTTATGAGAAGATGCTTAAGCTCCGTCGAGATCTGAGTCGTGCAGTAACCATCCTGGAGATGataaagaggagggaaaaaagcaagagagagtTGCTGCATTTAACACTGGAAATTATGGAAAAGAG GTATAATTTGGGTGACTACAGTGGAGAGATCGTGTCTGAGGTCATGGCACAGCGGCAACCAATTAAACCTACCTATGCTATTCCCATCATTCCTGTGACTAACAGCAGTCCTTTTAAACACCAAGAAGCTATGGAACTGAAAGAATTTAAAGTTAAA caAGATAAACCTGATGTTATTAGACCCAAAAGGAAGTATGAGAAGAAGCCAAAAGTCTTACCTTCGTCTGCTGCTGCTACTCCTCAACAGACAAGTCCTGCTGCACTGCCAGTCTTTAATGCTAAAGATTTGAATCAGTATGATTTTCCTAGCTCAGATGAAGAACCTCTCTCCCAG GTCTTGTCTGGTTCTTCGgaggctgaggaagaaaatgatcCTGATGGTCCTTTTGCCTTCCGTAGGAAAGCAGGCTGTCAGTACTATGCT cctCATTTAGACCAACCTGGCAACTGGCCATGGAGTAGCCCTAAAGAGGGAAGATTAGGAGATGTGCGTTACAGATACTGCTTAACCACCCTCACTGTACCACAGaggtgtattgggtttgcacGAAGACGGGTCGGCCGTGGTGGAAG GGTGCTACTAGACAGAGCGCATTCGGACTACGATAATACATTTCATCAGCTGgatttggaaatgttttcctcatCACAACACTCTTCAATCAGTCAACTTGCCAATACCTCAGAAACAAATACCTCGGACAAATCTTTCTCGAAAGACCTCAGTCAGATACTAGTCAATATCAAATCATGTAGATGGCGGCATTTTAGGCCTCGGACACCATCCCTACATGACAGTGACAATGATGAACTCTCCTGTAGGAAATTATACAGGGGTATAAATCGGACAGGCACAGCACAACCCGGGACCCAGACATGCAGTACCTCTATACAAAGTAAAAGTAGCAGTGGTTCAGCACATTTTG aaagtgaaACATCTTTGGGCCTGGTGCATCAAATACTAAATCACACTGATGGCTCTAAGTCTCTCCAATCTTCCGAATTCACTGGTGAGAACTTGCTATACAGTAGAAAATCTTTAACCAGGCAAT CATTTACAGCCGAACAATACCAGCAACATCAACAGCAACTGGCACTaatgcagaaacagcagcttgcaCAAATTCATCAACAGCAAGCAAATAGTAATTCCTCTGCCAACACATCACAG AACCTTGAAACTAACCAACAGGAAAGTGGCTTTCGCCTGAATCTACATCATAGCCATTCTGTAAAGTGTTTAGAAGGGACACTGCAG GGTTTTGTTTCCAAGACACTGGATTCTGTTAGTGCTCAATTTGCTGCTTCAGCTTTGGTTACATCAGAACAACTGATGGGATTCAAAATGAAGGATGATGTGGTGCTTGGAATTGGGGTGAATGGCATTCTTCAAGCCTCAG gagTGTACAAGGGCTTACACCTCAGTAGTACTACACCTACAGCACTTGTCCATACAAGTTCATCATCAACAGCAGGTTCAGCCTTGTTACAGCCTTCAAATATAACGCAGACTTCAAGTTCCCACAGTGCACTGAGTCACCAAGTAACTGCTGCCAATTCTGCAACAACTCAGGTTCTGATTGGGAGCAACATTCGATTAACTGTACCCTCATCAGTTGCCACTGTAAACTCTATTACCACACTCAATGCACGACATATACCTAGGACTTTAAGTGCTGTTCCATCATCTGCCTTAAAGCTGGCTGCAGCAACAAATTGTCAGGTGCCCAAGGTTCCAGCTTCGTCCTCTGTGGATGCTGTACCaag GGAAAACCACGAAACAGAGAAGCCAGCACTGAACAATATAGCGGACAATACAGTAGCAATGGAAGTGACGTAG